The following proteins are encoded in a genomic region of Salarias fasciatus unplaced genomic scaffold, fSalaFa1.1, whole genome shotgun sequence:
- the LOC115385482 gene encoding CB1 cannabinoid receptor-interacting protein 1-like, with protein MDDVPEIITLSIALRIQPNEGPVFFKVDGTRFGQSRTIKLLTGSKYKIEVVMKPGSVQATNMNIGGIVFPLEQQSRDEESVVYHGLYDTEGVPHTKSGDRQPVEVSIEFNKAGTFETVWQAKYYNYYKREHCQFGNKFSSIEYECKPNETRTLMWINKEAFN; from the exons ATGGACGACGTCCCTGAGATCATCACCCTGTCCATCGCGCTGCGGATCCAGCCCAACGAGGGCCCGGTCTTCTTCAAGGTGGACGGGACGCGGTTCGGCCAGAGCCGGACCATCAAGCTGCTCACCGGCTCCAAGTACAAGATCGAGGTGGTGATGAAGCCCGGGAGCGTGCAGGCCAC aaACATGAACATTGGGGGCATCGTCTTCCCTCTGGAGCAGCAGTCCAGGGACGAGGAATCTGTGGTTTACCACGGTCTGTACGACACGGAGGGTGTCCCCCACACCAAGAGTGGAGACCGGCAGCCTGTCGAAGTCAGCATCGAG TTTAACAAGGCAGGGACATTTGAGACCGTCTGGCAGGCCAAATACTACAACTACTACAAGAGGGAGCACTGCCAGTTCGGCAACAAGTTCAGCAGCATCGAGTACGAGTGTAAACCCAACGAGACCCGGACACTGATGTGGATCAACAAGGAAGCCTTCAACTGA
- the LOC115385489 gene encoding F-box only protein 48-like — protein sequence MQPDSCTPPAVLLFCEGGVCHDDAQDFAELLPTEMSVRIFGELDTASLCSASRTCRRWNHIIEGSEQLWRNQCLLVRALCQREVDGDRQEGLSWKVVLVRNYTRSRVKSAWLKGRFSCVRSADELLGCIMTPLDVESWGEILQAELDR from the exons ATGCAGCCGGACTCCTGCACGCCTCCTGCGGTGCTCCTCTTCTGTGAGGGCGGAGTCTGTCATGACGACGCCCAGGACTTCGCCGAACTGCTGCCCACAGAAATGAGCGTTCGGATCTTCGGCGAGCTGGACACGGCGAGCCTGTGCAGCGCCTCACGGACCTGCAGGAGATGGAACCACATCATAGAGGGCAGCGAGCAGCTGTGGAGGAACCAGTGTCTCCTGGTTCGAGCCCTCTGTCAGAGGGAGGTGGACGGAGACCGCCAGGAGGGATTGTCATGGAAG GTGGTTCTGGTGAGAAACTACACCCGCAGCCGCGTGAAGAGCGCCTGGCTGAAAGGGCGCTTCAGCTGCGTGCGCTCAGCCGACGAGCTGCTGGGATGCATCATGACGCCGCTGGACGTAGAGTCGTGGGGAGAGATCCTGCAGGCCGAGCTGGACCGCTGA